The Pseudoalteromonas ruthenica genome has a window encoding:
- a CDS encoding alpha/beta hydrolase: MKYLYVWLLIPIFCIPLVQAKIIYDEARDRGIPVKISYPINEQDCTIESKCAVAFLSAGYGVAHTQYSFLEEQLRELGYMVVSVAHELPQDPPLSVTGNLYETRRENWVRGAKTLAFLKSQLQSRYLNYAFNELLLIGHSNGGDISSWLGNEKKPYIKSIITLDHRRVPLPRNTDINIFSIRASDFAADEGVLPANTVQSDICVVQIPDARHNDLSDHGPRWLQDKIKQLVHGYLVGQPCAMLNKA, from the coding sequence ATGAAGTACCTGTATGTATGGCTCCTTATCCCTATTTTTTGTATCCCCCTGGTGCAAGCAAAGATTATCTATGATGAAGCTAGGGATAGAGGCATTCCTGTTAAAATATCTTATCCAATTAATGAGCAGGACTGCACCATCGAGAGCAAGTGTGCTGTCGCATTTCTCAGCGCGGGGTACGGTGTTGCTCACACCCAGTATTCTTTTTTAGAGGAGCAGCTTCGTGAGTTGGGCTATATGGTGGTTTCTGTCGCTCACGAGCTCCCTCAAGATCCGCCACTGTCGGTAACGGGGAATCTATACGAGACTCGACGCGAGAATTGGGTCAGGGGTGCCAAGACATTGGCGTTTCTTAAGAGCCAGCTTCAGTCTCGCTATTTGAACTATGCGTTTAATGAGCTGCTTTTAATTGGGCATTCCAATGGTGGCGATATTTCTTCGTGGCTAGGAAATGAAAAGAAGCCTTATATTAAATCAATAATTACATTGGATCACCGCCGCGTTCCTTTACCTAGAAATACCGATATCAACATATTCTCAATTCGGGCAAGCGACTTTGCTGCCGATGAAGGAGTGTTACCTGCAAACACAGTGCAAAGCGACATCTGCGTAGTGCAAATACCTGACGCTCGCCATAATGATCTTTCGGATCACGGCCCAAGATGGTTGCAAGATAAAATTAAGCAACTAGTACATGGCTATTTAGTGGGCCAGCCCTGTGCGATGCTCAACAAAGCTTAA
- a CDS encoding methyl-accepting chemotaxis protein has translation MSVKMRLIILSIIPIVLLIISATLSMSQLNTIGEGVDSIYKDRVVPLKQIKVVSDNYAVNIVDLLHKYRAGVIDKSQVISLIEQAKATAQQHWQDYLQTKLTTEEQRLTEDVDEHLAPVAEKIDTYMRAIENGTFKAMDQSQFVADLYSVFDPLSGSYAALIDLQLSEAQRFRDSADEQVSHVTTLLLVFIILTIAFMSLLAWFIYRSIHGPLSHLQGTIQTIAEQADLTLRAKVTGKDEIATTAEHFNHMLSRIHTLVTDVTGATLTLSSASEQMQAISAQVASTATQQEQQSAMIATAITQMSAAIQEVAQNAQNTSQHAASADGLAEQGSQTIDDNLEAIRTLSRIVAQNAQLIGELNAQSNEINQVVLMIQGVAEQTNLLALNAAIEAARAGDSGRGFAVVADEVRTLAHNTQQATENINTMIAKLQDMAGQAVAAMQSADDSAKESEHHSQESATAINRIREAVADIADMNLQVSTATEEQTTVAAEISQNINEFNDSITSVSQSSQQNADASKELAQLADSLQQQVKAFVV, from the coding sequence ATGTCTGTAAAGATGCGACTGATTATTTTGTCCATAATTCCAATTGTATTACTTATTATTTCAGCGACGCTGAGTATGTCTCAACTTAATACCATTGGCGAGGGCGTTGACAGTATTTATAAAGATAGGGTGGTGCCATTAAAGCAAATTAAAGTGGTGTCAGATAATTACGCGGTCAACATTGTCGATTTATTGCATAAGTATCGCGCTGGCGTTATCGACAAATCGCAAGTTATATCTTTGATTGAACAGGCGAAAGCCACCGCGCAGCAGCACTGGCAGGACTATTTACAAACCAAACTCACAACCGAAGAGCAGCGCTTAACCGAAGACGTGGATGAGCACCTCGCACCAGTGGCTGAGAAAATTGATACGTACATGCGGGCCATAGAAAATGGCACCTTTAAAGCGATGGACCAATCGCAGTTTGTAGCCGACCTTTACAGTGTTTTTGACCCACTCAGTGGCAGCTACGCGGCACTTATCGATTTGCAGCTATCAGAAGCGCAGCGGTTTCGCGACAGTGCCGATGAGCAAGTTTCCCACGTCACCACCTTATTGTTAGTCTTTATTATCTTGACCATTGCCTTTATGTCTTTATTGGCTTGGTTTATCTACCGCTCTATTCATGGGCCTTTGAGCCACTTGCAGGGCACCATTCAAACCATTGCCGAACAAGCCGATTTGACCCTGCGTGCCAAAGTCACCGGGAAAGACGAAATAGCCACTACAGCAGAGCACTTCAATCATATGCTTAGCCGAATCCACACTTTGGTTACTGACGTCACGGGTGCGACACTGACGTTGTCATCGGCGTCAGAGCAAATGCAAGCGATCAGTGCCCAGGTGGCCTCGACTGCAACCCAGCAAGAGCAACAAAGTGCGATGATAGCCACCGCCATTACACAAATGAGTGCAGCGATTCAAGAAGTGGCTCAAAACGCGCAAAATACCTCGCAACATGCTGCATCTGCGGATGGCTTGGCAGAGCAGGGCAGTCAAACCATCGATGATAACCTTGAGGCTATTCGCACCTTATCTCGTATTGTTGCGCAAAACGCCCAATTGATTGGTGAGCTGAATGCCCAGTCAAATGAGATCAACCAAGTGGTGCTAATGATTCAAGGGGTGGCTGAGCAGACCAACTTGCTAGCGCTGAATGCTGCCATTGAAGCTGCCCGCGCCGGAGATTCAGGGCGTGGCTTTGCGGTGGTTGCTGATGAAGTGCGTACACTGGCACACAATACTCAACAGGCCACTGAAAATATCAATACCATGATCGCCAAGCTGCAGGATATGGCTGGCCAGGCGGTGGCAGCGATGCAGAGTGCCGATGACAGCGCCAAAGAAAGTGAGCATCACAGCCAAGAATCGGCAACCGCCATTAACCGTATTCGTGAAGCGGTCGCTGACATTGCCGATATGAATTTACAAGTATCTACAGCCACCGAAGAGCAAACGACAGTGGCTGCGGAGATAAGCCAAAATATTAATGAATTTAACGACAGCATTACCAGTGTATCGCAAAGCTCACAGCAAAACGCCGATGCCAGTAAAGAATTGGCGCAGCTCGCTGATAGCCTGCAACAGCAAGTGAAAGCCTTTGTGGTCTAA
- a CDS encoding patatin-like phospholipase family protein: MSNSSLSHALVVEGGAMRGIFATGVLDTWLQQHYQPFDMYFGVSAGATNIAAYLCQQHQRNYKVITDYSCRPEFINYLRFARGGHLFDLDWLWQQTIADIRLDLATFAKQVAAFYVVATNIANGQAEYLKANADNLEAILKASCALPLAYRDYPQIGDKQYTDGGLSDSIPVQQAYLQGAKRITVILSQPLGYRKKPSRSHWVTRRLLRDTPALISASSRRAEGYNQSLEFIHSPPPDCHIEVIAPDPEFAVGRTTRDAAKLRHGYTLGCQQGLDYLQRLSIT; encoded by the coding sequence ATCTCCAATTCATCTCTAAGCCATGCCCTTGTTGTTGAAGGGGGCGCGATGCGTGGTATTTTTGCCACCGGCGTACTCGATACGTGGCTGCAACAGCACTACCAGCCCTTTGATATGTATTTTGGAGTGTCCGCTGGCGCAACTAATATCGCCGCTTATTTGTGCCAACAACACCAGCGCAACTATAAGGTGATCACGGATTACTCGTGCCGACCTGAATTTATTAATTACCTACGTTTTGCACGCGGCGGGCACCTGTTTGATTTGGATTGGCTATGGCAACAGACCATTGCTGATATCCGCTTAGATTTAGCGACATTTGCGAAGCAAGTCGCAGCATTTTATGTGGTGGCCACCAACATCGCCAACGGTCAAGCCGAGTATTTAAAAGCCAACGCCGATAATTTAGAAGCGATTTTAAAAGCCTCTTGTGCGCTGCCTTTGGCCTATCGCGATTATCCGCAAATTGGTGATAAGCAATATACCGATGGGGGTCTGAGCGATTCCATCCCCGTGCAACAGGCTTACTTACAAGGAGCGAAACGCATCACCGTGATTTTGTCCCAGCCGTTGGGCTATCGCAAAAAACCGAGTCGCTCACACTGGGTGACACGACGCCTACTGCGCGACACCCCGGCGCTGATCAGTGCCTCGAGCCGCCGAGCAGAGGGATATAACCAAAGCTTAGAATTTATCCATTCACCGCCGCCGGATTGTCATATCGAGGTCATTGCCCCCGACCCAGAGTTTGCTGTGGGCAGAACCACGCGCGACGCCGCCAAGTTACGCCACGGCTACACTTTGGGCTGTCAGCAAGGGCTAGACTATTTGCAGCGGCTAAGCATCACTTAG
- a CDS encoding cation diffusion facilitator family transporter → MTDITTHQASRKRLLIALAITCSFMVIQLIGAYHANSLAVFADAGHLFVHNSTLFIAILASSIAIHLARNFNEGYKKAELVGGLINGSLYLGISLTILFLGSERYFEMHEGHHKDVNTTIMAWVSSIGFVFHGCAAWVLYKGRKDSINVYAVFLHTFFDLLSTVSTLVAGVTIALTGWQQLDVLFSMVIAVFVLFTGLRLIVQCIKRLQNQEGRLPSAQAIEKAMTKLAHVHSVHNVTVSRIDKQLAVGAHIVLKHQCTVAAHDAVCRNNAEQMLKQRFNVEHSVLQIEAHPHSEDGQAHHCVQH, encoded by the coding sequence ATGACCGACATCACCACACACCAGGCTTCTCGCAAACGCTTACTTATTGCGCTCGCTATAACCTGTAGCTTTATGGTCATCCAGCTAATAGGGGCTTATCACGCAAACTCTTTAGCGGTGTTCGCCGATGCCGGTCATTTATTTGTGCACAACAGCACGTTATTTATCGCTATTTTGGCGTCCTCTATCGCCATTCATTTGGCACGCAACTTTAATGAAGGCTATAAAAAAGCCGAATTAGTGGGCGGGCTTATTAATGGCAGCCTGTATTTGGGAATTAGCTTAACCATTTTGTTTCTTGGCTCTGAGCGGTATTTTGAAATGCATGAGGGGCATCACAAAGACGTTAACACCACCATTATGGCGTGGGTATCAAGTATCGGTTTTGTCTTTCACGGATGCGCCGCATGGGTGCTGTACAAGGGCCGCAAAGACAGCATTAATGTGTACGCGGTGTTTCTCCATACTTTCTTTGATTTGCTCTCCACCGTCAGTACCTTAGTGGCCGGTGTCACTATCGCGCTCACTGGGTGGCAGCAATTGGATGTGCTTTTTAGCATGGTGATAGCCGTGTTCGTGTTATTCACCGGTTTGCGCCTTATTGTGCAGTGTATAAAGCGGTTGCAGAATCAAGAAGGGCGTTTGCCCAGTGCACAAGCTATTGAAAAGGCGATGACTAAACTCGCTCACGTACACAGTGTGCACAATGTGACCGTGTCTCGAATTGACAAGCAGCTCGCCGTTGGCGCGCATATCGTGTTGAAACATCAATGTACTGTCGCGGCTCATGATGCTGTCTGTCGAAACAATGCCGAACAGATGTTAAAACAACGCTTTAATGTTGAGCACAGCGTACTGCAAATAGAGGCTCATCCGCACTCCGAAGATGGACAAGCGCATCACTGTGTACAACACTAA
- a CDS encoding hybrid sensor histidine kinase/response regulator, protein MSTIRTGLQSSNKFMVACLLGLIGGLTHLIPVWFLDSSEFLFGQIFVLLSLVALGLRYSVITLAIASAFIFYRWQHAWPSIAFLLELIWLHWFCCRRLRRPLLPWGGVFWLLVGLPLLVVFGHWMVELPWLSLTTAIFKYLLNAIISLAVVDLLSYFLPFIVWHYRQNSLKHILSYVVSVLILLVVLLTTVILVNDHYERIEYEVNTQLRAHADRVSQQIDSYLEQHQNAIVSARDTLAQGVDERWQLSHLGQMYPGFISTVLINQQGVAYVGWPKSLLDGLSAQQRDVTDRDYFTQAHSHPNGYISSVFRGRGLGDNPIVGISAPIYEKQQFAGVIEGSLRLESFRRFRPYLFEQQGELLVMDANNHVVYSSANTFKVLSHLEPPALAEFNGDSSALYRSANNELYYSRSLNSSQTGWTVIAMMNRLHVNSVVASTWLYVLLLTLVLLLLAGIFIRQLSQRLVAPLNFLTQVMQRYPMLPNKTPLSQHEWREVQQLHEQFDSLVVQLQQSFEQLAQSDDRNRDLNKQLTRFNQELERKVQEQTAELKTAVHRANQASRAKSQFLANMSHELRTPMNGVLGITDILLQDSQLSAQQRQYLATLGASAQNLLQILNDILDFSKIEANALELNAQPLATRAFFTHVEQVFNSANDNKEVCFACEIAPNVPSSIRVDELRLNQVITNLLSNAKKFTERGEIVLSVQYRDDELQVTVRDTGIGMSEEQQARIFTEFTQADVSTARRYGGTGLGLAICRSLVQKMGGDICVSSAEGEGSCFSFTIKAPACEDIEVNQHSELSAPDLTERHVLVVEDNAVNQLVLAKMLEPLGCEVAIAQDGVQALDMLQQQRYDVVLMDCQMPHMDGYQCTQHIRKEPHKYGVMPVIAITANAYEEDKNRCLAAGMNAFVSKPLQAHELHRSIRAVLNISH, encoded by the coding sequence ATGAGCACAATTCGCACCGGACTTCAAAGTAGCAACAAGTTCATGGTGGCTTGCTTACTCGGCCTGATTGGCGGGTTGACGCACCTAATTCCTGTGTGGTTTTTGGACAGCTCCGAGTTTTTATTCGGGCAAATTTTTGTGTTGCTGAGCCTCGTTGCCTTGGGCTTACGCTACAGTGTTATCACCTTGGCTATCGCCTCTGCTTTTATCTTTTATCGCTGGCAACATGCTTGGCCCAGTATCGCATTTTTGCTCGAGTTGATATGGTTGCATTGGTTTTGTTGTCGCCGCTTAAGGCGTCCGTTATTGCCATGGGGTGGGGTCTTTTGGTTGCTGGTTGGCTTGCCGCTGCTGGTGGTTTTTGGTCATTGGATGGTCGAGTTGCCGTGGTTATCGCTTACCACTGCTATTTTCAAGTATTTACTTAACGCCATTATTTCATTAGCTGTAGTTGACCTATTAAGCTACTTTTTACCCTTTATAGTTTGGCACTATCGGCAAAACTCGCTCAAACATATTCTCAGCTACGTGGTCAGCGTATTGATTCTATTGGTGGTGCTGTTGACGACCGTGATTTTGGTTAACGATCACTATGAACGTATAGAGTATGAGGTCAATACACAATTACGTGCCCATGCAGATAGGGTCTCGCAACAAATAGATAGCTACCTGGAACAGCACCAAAATGCCATTGTTTCGGCGCGCGATACCTTGGCGCAAGGTGTTGATGAGCGTTGGCAGCTTAGTCATTTAGGGCAAATGTACCCTGGCTTTATTTCTACGGTGCTGATCAATCAGCAAGGGGTGGCGTATGTGGGATGGCCTAAGTCGCTTCTCGATGGGCTCTCCGCACAGCAGCGAGATGTGACAGACCGCGATTACTTCACGCAAGCGCATAGCCACCCTAACGGCTATATTTCCAGTGTTTTTCGCGGTCGTGGCTTAGGTGACAACCCCATTGTTGGCATTTCGGCACCGATATACGAAAAACAACAGTTTGCAGGCGTGATTGAAGGTTCGCTGCGATTAGAGTCCTTTCGTCGCTTTCGGCCCTACTTGTTTGAGCAACAAGGGGAATTGCTGGTAATGGATGCCAACAATCACGTGGTGTATAGCAGTGCAAATACTTTCAAAGTGCTAAGCCACCTCGAGCCACCTGCTTTAGCGGAGTTTAACGGTGATTCAAGCGCTTTATACCGCTCTGCTAACAATGAGCTGTATTACAGCCGGTCACTTAATAGCTCTCAAACAGGTTGGACGGTCATCGCTATGATGAACCGCCTCCATGTAAACTCTGTGGTCGCTTCAACCTGGTTGTACGTGTTGCTGCTCACGCTGGTACTCTTGCTGCTGGCAGGGATTTTCATTCGCCAGCTAAGCCAAAGATTGGTGGCGCCACTTAATTTTTTAACCCAAGTAATGCAGCGCTACCCGATGCTGCCAAATAAGACGCCGCTTAGCCAACACGAGTGGCGGGAAGTTCAGCAACTACACGAACAGTTTGATTCGCTGGTGGTGCAACTCCAGCAGAGTTTTGAGCAGCTAGCACAATCCGATGATCGCAACCGCGATTTGAACAAACAACTAACGCGCTTTAACCAAGAATTGGAGCGTAAAGTACAAGAGCAAACTGCAGAGCTCAAGACTGCGGTGCATAGGGCGAACCAGGCCAGCCGAGCAAAGTCACAGTTTTTAGCTAACATGAGCCATGAGCTGCGTACACCCATGAACGGTGTGCTTGGGATCACCGACATTTTGCTGCAAGACTCGCAGCTGAGCGCCCAGCAACGCCAGTATTTAGCCACCTTGGGTGCAAGTGCACAAAACCTACTGCAAATTCTTAACGACATACTGGATTTTAGTAAAATTGAAGCCAATGCCTTGGAATTGAACGCACAGCCATTGGCTACCCGGGCATTTTTCACTCACGTAGAGCAGGTATTTAATAGCGCCAACGACAACAAAGAGGTGTGCTTTGCGTGCGAAATTGCCCCGAATGTGCCCTCTAGTATTCGTGTTGATGAGCTCAGACTCAACCAAGTGATCACCAACTTATTAAGCAACGCGAAAAAATTCACCGAGCGAGGAGAGATTGTCCTTAGCGTGCAATACCGCGATGATGAGCTTCAAGTGACGGTGCGTGATACTGGCATAGGCATGAGCGAAGAGCAGCAAGCACGTATCTTTACGGAATTTACTCAGGCTGATGTGTCAACAGCTCGGCGGTACGGAGGCACTGGTCTGGGACTGGCAATCTGTCGATCCTTGGTACAAAAAATGGGCGGCGATATCTGCGTTTCCAGCGCTGAAGGAGAAGGCAGCTGCTTTAGTTTTACCATCAAAGCGCCAGCCTGTGAGGACATCGAGGTTAACCAACATAGCGAACTCTCGGCGCCTGATTTAACTGAGCGACACGTCCTGGTGGTTGAGGATAACGCTGTAAATCAATTAGTCCTTGCCAAGATGCTTGAACCTTTGGGCTGTGAGGTGGCCATCGCTCAAGATGGGGTGCAAGCTTTGGATATGCTCCAGCAGCAACGCTATGATGTGGTGCTCATGGATTGCCAAATGCCGCACATGGATGGGTATCAATGTACCCAACATATTCGCAAAGAGCCGCATAAATATGGCGTCATGCCCGTTATCGCGATTACTGCCAACGCCTATGAAGAGGACAAAAACCGTTGTTTGGCGGCGGGGATGAATGCCTTCGTTTCCAAGCCACTGCAAGCGCATGAGTTGCACCGCAGTATTCGCGCTGTGTTAAATATTTCCCACTAA